Proteins encoded in a region of the Streptomyces sp. NBC_01241 genome:
- a CDS encoding peptidoglycan DD-metalloendopeptidase family protein translates to MEAKRGIALLAAAFVVSPLALGLGIILLIAASDDDDGGGGGGDFGLAGGALRVGPGYVPAKYAALIEKAAADCDQGLPAGILAAQIKAESNFNPKAQSKDANGNPIANGIAQFIPGTWESSGIDGNGDGKKDVWDPEDAIPSQGKMMCELLKTAKKHPEYNGSPIELALAGYNAGWGRVQQYKGVPPESFADGQTYNYVNFIMAEQSKLTAPDTSGDPEMSGEWTKPVNAPLGTPYHQSGGMWSSGYHTGIDFVAGIGTPIRAAGPGKVVSASRVNAYGRQVIIRHADGMYTQYAHMSQLKVSAGDTVKGGQVIGLSGADGNVSGPHLHFEVRTSPDYGTDIAPLPYLRKKGVNL, encoded by the coding sequence TTGGAGGCCAAACGGGGGATCGCGCTGCTGGCTGCGGCTTTCGTCGTCAGCCCGCTGGCACTGGGGCTCGGCATCATCCTTCTCATCGCGGCATCCGACGATGACGACGGCGGTGGCGGCGGCGGTGACTTCGGCCTGGCCGGCGGCGCGCTGCGCGTGGGGCCGGGCTATGTGCCCGCCAAGTACGCGGCGCTCATCGAGAAGGCCGCGGCGGACTGCGACCAGGGCCTGCCTGCGGGAATCCTGGCCGCCCAGATTAAGGCCGAGTCGAATTTCAATCCCAAGGCCCAGTCCAAGGATGCTAACGGGAATCCGATCGCGAACGGAATAGCACAGTTCATTCCAGGCACCTGGGAGTCGTCGGGAATCGACGGAAACGGCGACGGAAAGAAAGACGTGTGGGACCCCGAGGACGCCATTCCGTCCCAGGGCAAGATGATGTGCGAGCTCCTGAAGACCGCTAAGAAACATCCGGAGTACAACGGTTCCCCGATAGAGCTCGCCTTGGCCGGATATAACGCGGGATGGGGCCGGGTGCAGCAATACAAGGGAGTCCCGCCCGAATCCTTCGCGGACGGGCAGACCTACAACTACGTCAATTTCATCATGGCGGAACAGTCCAAGCTGACCGCCCCGGACACATCCGGGGACCCCGAGATGTCAGGGGAATGGACGAAGCCTGTCAATGCCCCGCTGGGGACGCCTTACCACCAGTCCGGCGGCATGTGGTCCAGCGGCTACCACACAGGAATCGACTTCGTCGCCGGCATCGGAACGCCGATAAGGGCGGCCGGGCCCGGGAAAGTCGTCTCGGCCTCCCGAGTCAACGCTTACGGACGGCAGGTGATCATCCGTCACGCCGACGGCATGTACACCCAGTACGCCCACATGTCGCAGCTGAAGGTCTCGGCCGGAGACACCGTCAAGGGCGGCCAGGTCATCGGCCTGTCGGGCGCCGACGGCAACGTGAGCGGGCCGCACCTCCACTTCGAGGTACGCACCAGTCCCGACTACGGAACGGACATCGCCCCGCTGCCTTACCTGCGCAAGAAGGGCGTGAACCTCTAG
- a CDS encoding DUF397 domain-containing protein → MAHRDDGPQTGDWFTSSYSDNQGGQCVQARRLATGPAGKMAVRDSKNPDGGTFEFDRAAWTNFVAFATELDEPSP, encoded by the coding sequence ATGGCCCACCGGGACGACGGCCCGCAGACCGGAGACTGGTTCACCTCCAGCTACAGCGACAACCAGGGTGGCCAGTGCGTCCAGGCCCGACGCCTGGCCACCGGCCCCGCCGGCAAGATGGCGGTACGGGATTCCAAGAACCCCGACGGTGGCACCTTCGAGTTCGACCGTGCCGCCTGGACGAACTTCGTCGCCTTCGCGACAGAGCTGGACGAGCCGTCCCCCTGA
- a CDS encoding type VI secretion protein, which produces MSFPFRRGDGGDTKLKASRLGDFLDEMEGVPIPRQLSARELRRSRLLESPEAAMRIAPRKGWAMPFSGRAASLAKAEVFRADTERASGIYPFLHAASLPPIGVYMGWNTLTMQAFSAHPAAWVKEGLVTNPNVMITGIPGSGKSAHIKSLCFRLMALGHRTLIAGDVKGEYQGLCEHLGVEPVRLGPGLPGRLNPLDAGPLGYDLENIKDRAVLQARLQEIHRRRLTLLKALLELQLKRNLRPQEEECLDVAVREVTGELYGQSNMSVPTLPLVYAKLRDPSEAMARELRVRDDDIQLAREHMASLRSALGGMITGHLGGLFDEQTSIGLDWDAPIQSVDISALEQYGDETVAMVLTCVSSWAQSAIDRPGERPWIVVRDELWRQMRSGGAAMVRKIDADLRLSRATGTIQLLATHRLSDFESVGAAGSEAVAIAKDLIASCETRIQLAQDTKPLQITREAIGLTDAECELIGSWGAGQRGRALWKVGRGGGSHAVQLMLSHTEKALFETDERMVV; this is translated from the coding sequence ATGAGCTTCCCCTTCCGCCGTGGTGACGGCGGCGACACGAAACTGAAGGCGTCCCGTCTGGGGGACTTCCTCGACGAGATGGAGGGCGTGCCGATCCCCCGGCAGCTCTCCGCGCGCGAGCTGCGCCGGTCGCGTCTGCTGGAGAGTCCCGAAGCCGCCATGCGGATCGCTCCCCGGAAGGGCTGGGCCATGCCCTTCTCGGGCCGGGCCGCCTCGCTCGCGAAGGCGGAGGTCTTCCGGGCCGACACCGAGCGGGCCAGCGGGATCTACCCGTTCCTGCACGCGGCGAGCCTTCCGCCGATCGGCGTGTACATGGGGTGGAACACCCTCACGATGCAGGCGTTTTCGGCGCACCCGGCCGCCTGGGTCAAGGAGGGGCTCGTCACCAACCCCAACGTGATGATCACCGGAATCCCGGGCTCGGGGAAGTCGGCGCATATCAAGTCGCTCTGCTTCCGGCTGATGGCGCTGGGCCACCGGACGCTGATCGCCGGGGACGTCAAGGGCGAGTATCAGGGGTTGTGTGAGCACCTCGGGGTCGAGCCGGTTCGGCTCGGCCCCGGCCTGCCGGGCCGCCTCAACCCGCTGGACGCGGGTCCGTTGGGCTACGACCTGGAGAACATCAAGGACCGGGCCGTTCTCCAGGCCCGCCTCCAGGAGATTCACCGCAGGCGGCTGACCCTGCTGAAGGCGCTCCTGGAACTTCAGCTGAAGCGGAACCTTCGCCCACAGGAGGAGGAGTGCCTGGACGTCGCGGTCCGGGAGGTCACCGGTGAGCTGTACGGGCAGAGCAACATGAGCGTGCCGACTCTCCCTCTGGTCTACGCGAAGCTCCGGGACCCGAGCGAGGCCATGGCGCGTGAGCTCCGCGTCCGGGACGACGACATTCAGCTCGCCCGGGAGCACATGGCGTCCCTGCGGTCCGCGCTCGGCGGGATGATCACCGGTCACCTGGGCGGTCTGTTCGACGAGCAGACCTCGATCGGCCTGGACTGGGACGCCCCGATCCAGAGCGTCGACATCAGCGCGCTGGAGCAGTACGGCGATGAGACCGTGGCGATGGTCCTGACCTGTGTCTCCTCCTGGGCGCAGTCCGCGATCGACCGGCCCGGCGAGCGTCCGTGGATTGTCGTGCGCGATGAGCTGTGGCGGCAGATGCGTTCCGGTGGCGCCGCGATGGTCCGCAAGATCGACGCGGATCTTCGCCTGTCCCGCGCAACCGGCACCATCCAGCTGCTGGCCACGCACCGCCTCTCGGACTTCGAGTCCGTGGGCGCGGCCGGCTCGGAAGCAGTGGCCATCGCCAAGGACCTGATTGCGTCCTGCGAGACCCGTATCCAGCTGGCCCAGGACACCAAGCCGCTACAGATCACGCGCGAGGCGATCGGCCTGACTGATGCCGAGTGCGAGCTGATCGGAAGCTGGGGCGCCGGCCAGCGCGGCCGCGCCCTGTGGAAAGTCGGCCGCGGCGGCGGCAGTCACGCGGTCCAGCTGATGCTGTCCCACACCGAGAAGGCCCTGTTCGAGACGGACGAGCGGATGGTGGTCTGA
- a CDS encoding helix-turn-helix domain-containing protein: MSEEAGSAAPALCRLQLAIELRGLREAAGLTAAAVAKRLVVSPSKINRLEAAENGIVEPADVMALCDIYGADTEHRDTLVGYATVTKTKKDWWQKRELAPVISPGFKAYLGQEAVAAAVHNYENEFIPGLLQTEAYVRALPLPTQELSPAEIDKLVAVRMTRQEALHRDDSPLRLTAIINESVLKRRVGNAEVMREQLGHIAELATSLPNVRIQVVPFDLGAHPGMNGAFTILRFGDRSPFPPIVYLENRADAWVLRRPADTDRYDESFTDLQAAAPGHTESVSMIHKAIKEF; the protein is encoded by the coding sequence CCGTCTCCAGCTGGCGATCGAGCTGCGGGGCCTGCGGGAGGCGGCGGGACTGACCGCGGCGGCGGTGGCAAAGCGCCTGGTGGTCAGCCCGTCGAAGATCAACCGGCTCGAAGCTGCCGAGAACGGCATCGTGGAGCCGGCGGACGTCATGGCGCTGTGCGACATCTACGGGGCGGACACCGAGCACCGCGACACCCTGGTCGGCTACGCCACCGTCACCAAGACGAAAAAGGACTGGTGGCAGAAGCGCGAGCTGGCCCCGGTCATCAGCCCCGGCTTCAAGGCGTACCTGGGCCAGGAGGCCGTTGCCGCCGCGGTGCACAACTACGAGAACGAGTTCATCCCGGGCCTGCTCCAGACTGAGGCGTACGTAAGGGCCCTGCCGCTCCCGACACAGGAGCTCAGCCCTGCCGAGATCGACAAGCTCGTAGCCGTACGGATGACGCGTCAGGAAGCCCTGCACCGCGACGACTCCCCACTCAGGCTCACCGCGATCATCAACGAGTCCGTGCTGAAGCGACGCGTCGGCAACGCCGAGGTGATGCGCGAGCAGCTGGGCCACATCGCCGAACTCGCGACCTCCCTGCCCAACGTCCGCATCCAGGTCGTCCCCTTCGACCTCGGCGCGCACCCCGGCATGAACGGGGCCTTCACCATCCTGCGCTTCGGTGACCGCTCCCCGTTCCCGCCGATCGTCTACCTGGAGAACCGCGCCGACGCCTGGGTTCTGCGCAGGCCCGCCGACACCGACCGATACGACGAGAGTTTCACCGACCTGCAAGCGGCCGCTCCAGGACACACGGAGTCCGTGAGCATGATCCACAAGGCAATCAAGGAGTTCTGA
- a CDS encoding SCO6880 family protein: MSNTEPALYGGWQSERSGFMGDLSGLGFALVASSAVIALIPIYTRSWGSAFLALPMAAVLLLLAYGRVLGLSADEWIILAVRHQIAVATNRNLFFSGAFAPRTKDGSQPMDLPGRLARLHLLEASDGLGGQIGIMHNPVDNTYTAVCRVTFPGLALIDTERQNIRVKGWAAFLRSQCKEDGAITRISVHQRSLPDDGAALRSWTERHTSPDAPAVAVQALDELMEGAGPAATIRETYLSITLSAPRARLAVKGAGGGQIGAAAVLVREINAMAGSLSSAGLQVVEWLPPRGVAQTIRTAFDPEAQLALSARNTAADDPTWDGAAKGVDPELAGPAATETVWGLYRHDGAWTVSYQVRGFPQSEVYATFLQPLLRPRSNARRSLTLVYEPIGPVKARQELAREKTKRDAARKLRAKTGRAESEDERREAMTARSQDIARASGHGVLRLTALIAVTVTDLEQLETACAELQADASSAGLEIRRVWGAQDDAFTVAALPLGQGLPDRRVGI, from the coding sequence GTGTCCAACACCGAACCGGCTCTCTACGGCGGATGGCAGTCGGAACGCTCCGGCTTCATGGGGGACCTGAGCGGCCTGGGGTTCGCCCTGGTCGCGTCCTCCGCAGTCATCGCGCTCATCCCCATCTACACACGCTCGTGGGGCTCGGCGTTCCTCGCCCTGCCCATGGCCGCCGTACTGCTCTTGCTCGCGTACGGCCGCGTACTCGGCCTGTCGGCAGACGAATGGATCATCCTCGCAGTAAGGCATCAGATCGCAGTGGCAACAAACCGCAACCTCTTCTTCTCCGGGGCCTTCGCCCCGCGGACCAAGGACGGCAGCCAGCCGATGGACCTGCCGGGCCGGCTCGCCCGGCTGCACCTGCTGGAGGCATCCGACGGGCTCGGCGGCCAGATCGGGATCATGCACAACCCGGTCGACAACACGTACACGGCCGTTTGCAGAGTCACCTTCCCGGGCCTCGCCCTGATCGACACGGAGCGTCAGAACATCCGCGTCAAGGGCTGGGCTGCCTTCCTGCGCTCCCAGTGCAAGGAGGACGGGGCAATCACCCGCATCTCCGTCCACCAGCGCAGCCTCCCCGACGACGGGGCGGCGCTGCGCTCGTGGACTGAACGGCACACCTCGCCGGACGCGCCGGCCGTCGCCGTCCAGGCGCTCGACGAGCTGATGGAAGGGGCGGGTCCGGCCGCCACAATCCGCGAGACCTACCTCTCCATCACCCTGTCGGCTCCGCGCGCGCGGCTCGCCGTCAAGGGCGCCGGCGGCGGCCAGATCGGCGCGGCCGCCGTCCTCGTCCGCGAGATCAACGCGATGGCGGGTTCTCTGTCGAGCGCCGGTCTCCAGGTTGTCGAATGGCTCCCGCCCCGCGGCGTCGCCCAGACGATCCGCACGGCCTTTGACCCCGAGGCACAGCTGGCACTGTCCGCCCGCAACACCGCGGCGGACGACCCGACATGGGACGGTGCCGCGAAGGGCGTCGACCCGGAGCTCGCGGGCCCGGCCGCGACGGAAACCGTCTGGGGCCTCTACCGGCACGACGGCGCATGGACCGTCAGCTACCAGGTCCGCGGGTTCCCGCAGTCCGAGGTCTATGCCACCTTCCTCCAGCCACTGCTTCGCCCCCGCAGCAACGCGCGGCGCTCGCTGACCCTGGTCTACGAGCCGATCGGCCCCGTGAAGGCGCGGCAGGAACTGGCTCGCGAGAAGACCAAGCGGGACGCGGCAAGGAAGCTGCGGGCGAAGACCGGCCGGGCGGAAAGCGAGGACGAGCGGCGCGAGGCGATGACCGCGCGCTCCCAGGACATCGCCCGCGCCAGCGGCCACGGTGTCCTCCGCCTTACGGCGCTGATCGCCGTCACGGTCACCGACCTGGAGCAGCTGGAAACGGCGTGCGCCGAACTCCAGGCGGATGCCTCGTCCGCGGGCCTGGAAATCCGGCGCGTGTGGGGCGCCCAGGACGACGCGTTCACCGTCGCCGCCCTGCCGCTCGGCCAGGGCCTGCCCGACCGACGGGTGGGCATCTGA